From Quercus lobata isolate SW786 unplaced genomic scaffold, ValleyOak3.0 Primary Assembly Scq3eQI_1865, whole genome shotgun sequence, a single genomic window includes:
- the LOC115973077 gene encoding protein PELPK1-like: MASCKHVFILALIVTLSLSSINMSLAARQLLQTPAAPSLPTLPPLPSVPTLPQATLPPLPTTTLPPLPSLPTQPTLPKSTLPPLPSTQIPSLPNPTLPRTLPPLPATPLPTVPTTIPSIPTIPTIPFFSPPPSN; encoded by the coding sequence ATGGCTAGTTGCAAGCATGTTTTCATTTTGGCTTTAATTGTAACATTGTCTTTGTCAAGCATTAATATGAGTTTGGCTGCTCGTCAACTATTGCAAACGCCTGCAGCTCCGTCTCTGCCAACATTGCCTCCGTTGCCCTCAGTGCCAACACTGCCTCAAGCCACATTGCCACCACTGCCAACTACCACACTGCCACCATTGCCGTCACTGCCAACTCAACCAACTCTGCCAAAGTCCACGTTGCCACCATTGCCAAGCACCCAAATCCCCTCCTTACCAAATCCAACTTTGCCAAGAACTCTTCCTCCTTTGCCTGCCACTCCATTGCCCACCGTCCCTACAACAATCCCGTCAATTCCTACAATTCCAACAATTCCCTTCTTCTCCCCACCTCCATCAAACTAA
- the LOC115973079 gene encoding protein PELPK1-like: MASCKLVFMLALIVTMSLSSINMSLAARQLLQTPAAPSLPTLPPLPSVPTLPQATLPPLPSTPLPTLPTTTLPPLPSLPKTTLPPLPSTQIPSLPNPSLPTTLPPLPATPLPTIPPTIPSIPTIPTTIPTIPFFSPPPSN; this comes from the coding sequence ATGGCTagttgcaagcttgttttcatGTTGGCTTTAATTGTAACAATGTCTTTGTCAAGCATTAATATGAGCTTGGCAGCTCGTCAACTATTGCAAACGCCTGCAGCTCCATCTCTGCCAACATTGCCTCCTCTGCCCTCAGTGCCAACACTGCCTCAGGCCACATTGCCACCACTACCTAGCACGCCATTGCCAACTCTGCCGACTACCACACTGCCACCATTGCCGTCACTGCCAAAGACCACATTGCCACCATTGCCAAGCACCCAAATCCCCTCCTTACCAAATCCATCTTTGCCAACAACTCTTCCTCCTTTGCCTGCCACTCCATTGCCCACCATCCCTCCAACAATCCCATCAATCCCTACCATTCCAACCACAATTCCAACTATTCCTTTCTTCTCCCCACCCCCATCAAACTGA
- the LOC115973080 gene encoding uncharacterized protein LOC115973080 produces MDCVDLTHGFFLVRFYAKEDLDAVLEKGPWFIGDFFLSLRPWEPFFKPSAASVSSIAVWVRLHELPIELYEIDALKQIGESLGRVLRIDAHTAMEARGKYVRLCIQIDVSQSLVDTILIGRFEQPVMYEGIHKLCFSCGRVGHMVETCPYTIWRGNNVGIPAEDDRNGVVGNSCDKHEDQRPNMECNTTNGMEEVERESQYGPWMVVARKRYGSKSNKKDPHVSSMPSNGRTDRQRESRKGGVIPSRGIEKWVAKENGPVGASYSGLNGDNWGLLSPYP; encoded by the coding sequence ATGGATTGTGTGGACCTTACGCACGGGTTTTTCCTAGTTCGATTCTACGCCAAGGAGGATTTGGATGCAGTTTTGGAGAAGGGGCCATGGTTTATTGGCGACTTCTTCCTTTCCTTAAGGCCATGGGAGCCTTTCTTCAAACCGTCAGCGGCGAGCGTGTCCTCCATTGCTGTTTGGGTCAGGCTTCATGAGCTTCCTATTGAACTTTACGAGATCGATGCACTCAAACAAATTGGTGAGTCCTTGGGTAGAGTGTTAAGAATAGATGCCCATACTGCAATGGAAGCTCGGGGGAAATACGTGAGGTTGTGTATCCAGATTGATGTTAGCCAATCGTTGGTAGACACGATCCTTATTGGGCGTTTCGAGCAACCGGTAATGTATGAGGGCATCCACAAGCTTTGTTTTAGTTGTGGAAGAGTTGGCCATATGGTGGAGACTTGCCCATACACGATTTGGCGTGGGAACAATGTGGGAATTCCGGCAGAGGACGATCGGAATGGAGTAGTTGGCAACTCATGCGATAAGCATGAGGACCAACGGCCAAATATGGAATGCAACACGACAAATGGAATGGAGGAAGTGGAACGCGAGAGTCAGTACGGCCCTTGGATGGTAGTGGCCAGGAAAAGGTACGGGAGTAAGAGCAACAAAAAAGATCCGCATGTGTCGAGCATGCCGTCCAATGGAAGAACAGATAGGCAGAGGGAGTCACGTAAAGGAGGAGTTATTCCCAGTAGGGGGATTGAGAAGTGGGTTGCGAAAGAGAATGGGCCTGTGGGTGCTTCTTATTCGGGCCTAAATGGAGATAATTGGGGCTTGTTAAGCCCATATCCTTAA
- the LOC115973081 gene encoding uncharacterized protein LOC115973081: MAGTILSIQSRQGRLSLKAKEMRVLLLALVPMLVKGQTEMEWGLLVWNWRLRGAQKPTFQNYIHELTQKHDPAIFVIMETKLGGSRAKEITERLPYNGAIHTETIGLSGGLWLLWNDDKVVVEELAKTEQEIHVEVKVHASNYSWIFSAIYASPRNEDRCVLWNNLIKVAELHNKPWVMAGDFNEPLVDEDKFGGRGVSVNHSLAFKDCLDGCNMVDMGFAGPRYTWTNKRDVNNLILERIDRYFMNPDWCVLYPDAKVTHLPRCHSDHCPVLMEAIPICTQAPNKPFRFQEFWLSDLSFPNIVTKAWSSDRSLMDAIDTFSKEATVSNRSHFGNIHHRKRRVLARIYGVQKALSNVPSSFLINLENHL, encoded by the exons ATGGCAGGGACCATTCTGTCGATCCAGTCAAGGCAGGGACGTCTATCACTCAAAGCAAAGGAGATGAGGGTGTTGCTTCTCGCTCTTGTCCCGATGTTAGTGAAGGGTCAGACAGAAATGGAGTGGGGGTTGCTGGTATGGAATTGGAGGTTGAG AGGGGCTCAAAAGCCCacttttcaaaattacattcATGAGCTTACTCAGAAACATGATCCTGCCATATTTGTTATTATGGAGACAAAATTGGGAGGAAGCAGAGCAAAGGAGATTACGGAGAGGTTGCCTTATAATGGAGCTATCCATACGGAAACTATCGGTCTTTCAGGAGGTCTATGGTTGCTGTGGAATGATGATAAAGTGGTGGTGGAGGAACTAGCTAAGACAGAGCAGGAAATTCATGTCGAAGTAAAGGTGCATGCATCCAACTATTCTTGGATTTTCTCTGCCATTTATGCTAGCCCTAGAAATGAAGATAGATGTGTCTTATGGAATAACCTCATTAAGGTTGCTGAGCTTCACAATAAACCTTGGGTCATGGCTGGAGACTTTAATGAACCTCTGGTAGATGAAGATAAATTTGGAGGCAGGGGAGTCAGTGTTAACCATTCCCTAGCTTTCAAAGACTGTCTTGATGGGTGTAATATGGTTGATATGGGTTTTGCTGGTCCTAGGTACACCTGGACCAATAAGAGAGATGTTAATAATCTGATTCTGGAGAGGATAGATAGATATTTTATGAATCCGGATTGGTGTGTGCTGTATCCGGATGCGAAAGTTACCCATCTCCCCCGCTGTCATTCGGATCATTGCCCTGTGCTTATGGAAGCCATCCCTATTTGTACCCAAGCTCCTAACAAGCCTTTTAGATTCCAGGAATTCTGGTTGTCTGATCTGTCCTTTCCCAATATTGTTACAAAGGCGTGGAGTAGTGATAGAAGCCTTATGGATGCCATAGATACTTTCTCTAAAGAGGCTACTGTGTCGAATAGGTCTCACTTTGGCAATATTCATCACAGGAAAAGAAGAGTCTTGGCTAGAATTTATGGGGTCCAGAAAGCTCTATCTAATGTTCCTAGTTCCTTCCTAATCAATTTGGAGAATCATTTGTAG